Within the Thalassophryne amazonica chromosome 19, fThaAma1.1, whole genome shotgun sequence genome, the region ccaattatctatgaagcccacctcattttttggacaccactcagacagccagcaattcaaggagaacatgcggctaaacatgtcactcccggtctgattggggaggggcccagagaaaactacagagtccgacattgtttttgcaaagttacacaccgattcaatgttaattttagtgacctccgattggcgtaaccgggtgtcattactgccgacgtgaattacaatcttaccaaatttacgcttagccttagccagcagtttcaaatttccttcaatgtcgcctgctctggcccccggaagacaattgactatggttgctggtgtcgctaacttcacatttctcaaaacagagtcgccaataaccagagtttgatcctcggcgggtgtatcgtcgagtggggaaaaacggttaaagatgtgaacgggttggcggtgtacacggggcttctgtttagggctacgcttcctcctcacagtcacccagtcggcctgctttcccggctgctcgggatctgccaggggggaactaacggcggctaagctaccttggtccgcaccgactacaggggccttgctagctgtagaattttccacggtgcggagccgagtctccaattcgcccagcctggcctccaaagctacgaataagctacacttattacaagtaccattactgctaaaggaggccgaggaataactaaacatttcacacccagagcagaaaagtgcgggagagacaggagaagccgccatgctaaatcggctaagagctagtagctacgctaagctagcggattcctaaaaacacgcaaagcgaataatgtgtaaataatttagaggtgattcagcagaaggagtgctttagttaaggcacgtaaagattacactgggaaacaaatcgtaatctagataactagatcaatctaactgcgcagatcaaacagctaacagatacagaaaaacaccgctgtgctccggaacaagaagtgatacaataccgcagtgagagccgaccaccagtagagtcaagtaaaaaagtaaaaaaaaaaaaaaataaaaaggtaaaaaagtaaaaaagtcttgaaaaagactattagttcaaagtccaaagcagcaggtagcagtctctgtgtaaacagtcccaacagagagccaaaattaacagatacagcaaaacaccgctgtgctccggaacaggaagtgatgggtaagagcactatatggtacagagatgatcacagaagtatttctaggaatgcaggcttgtacaccaaatcggtatgcattattcccatcacagctatgtactgtggcatttattatcggactggggtcttcgttacttctttttggtctctgcaatctgcggatgtgatccgtattatcatgtcccgtgctcatggcttttaataataatcccaattcaaaaaagaaaagtagcataacaaggactgtccgtggggtccagaaaccctcgttctttttatttttttctttcgccatttctgcacactacagcacacctatgttcagaacagtggcttcttaatgtcttctgctagctttcgtgtctaacctggatcttaacaccaagctcacacactattactagtcttgtcctactgttcttactgtttgtctgtgtctgcagaaatgacttccttacagtgagttaaatgaatccatgtacttctttccccaattttcaaagctgtgggtgttgtgagtagtacttgatagggcccttcccatttaggtgaatgccagtgttttctcttgatgcttcttatcaacacccagtctccaggtaccactttagggtcctcctgtggagaaatgggatcatcagtgtttggaactctccctcgttgtccttctaacatttttctcatgtaatccgccaaattggcttcctcaggtacatcccaaatttgtccataatatggcaatcgatattttctgccaaacaatgtttcatacggtgtcaaccccatggtactagttatgtttatatacatttttaccaaatctacacaatgcgtccatggtctgcctgtttcctccattgtctttctaagtctgttttttactgttccattcatcctttccactaatccggcgctttgtggatgataagcacaatgatttttgagattaacctgtagtgcttctcctatgtattgcactattgtattaacaaaatgcgctccattatctgaatagactgtttctggtattccaaatcgtgggatgatgtctttgcataatgctttagccactgtaagtgaatctgcatgttttgtagggaacaattctacccattttgagaaggcatcaattatgactaaacaaaattccttcccttcatgtttactcagctgtatataatccatatgaatcacttgaaaggggtattgtggtgttggaaatttacctctttggggtctcaaattgccttgtgagttgtgttttgcacatatcatgcatgctctacaatgctgttttgcatatgcatcgaacccataaagacaaaaaaatagattgcaattgcgatatcataccccctgatgagacatgcgtcacgccatggctcataatagctgcccatttaaacatatttcttggcaatatgggtttcttttgtggtcatacgtacaagccattcgcatacgtagctcctttagctatccacatttgtttctctctgtcagttgcctgctgttgcatgtcagcaagcagtgtatgacctaaatgcaaatctggagtagtttcctgtacaacaaaaatagaagaagctgctgctgcctcttttgctgctctgtcagcaaaatcatttccttttgaaacactgtcagagccattggtgtgagccgcacatttgcatatagcaatttgttgaggcaacttcacagcttgcagtagggcagttaggagaatggcatgagtcactggctttccagatgatgtcaccattccacgctcctcccacaagtTTTGGGACAAAAACACCAGATTAAACCGTCCAATGTCTCCACACATCACCATCTATAAGTTGTTGGTTCGACACGGTGTTTGTGTGTCCAGATCACAGCGCAGCCTCCTCTACAGACATGCTGTTCCAATGGAACCTCAGCCCAGGAGGAGATGAACAAGTTTTGGGACAAAAACACCAGATTAAACCGTCcaatgtctcatcagggggtatgatatcgcaattgcaatctatttttttgtctttatgggttcgatgcatatgcaaaacagcattggtgGTTCAGTGGTAGAATTCTCGCCTGCCATGCGAgaggtcccgggttcaaatcccggacgagcccccagtcaatgttgggtattttctcctccaaacatttttaaaacctttaacaagacaaacagagtcaagaaacaccagtgagacagaaagtcaaattttacgcgcggagtgcagtcaggctgtacaccaaggctacactaaagtctggcctgcttttccgctctttttattaagagacgccctcatcacataaacaaaaacttgtcctaagggtgggggtgatgacgcaagacaagtttcttcccataacataaacgcatacgtcaataagtgcagctgtaaggaagaacactttcttttacacaggtcagcacatctcgttcgtctgttgcatctgcctgaagtgtcctgtccttcacactccttcacactaagcaccacatcacaacagtcaaaacgttctcttactcccagtcgttagaggctgtgaaaacaaagttatattataataataagtacatccagcccttcattcccagctcagattgaccccagagtgctaaaacaaaattgaattctcaggattgcgttaagacaggtgcaaaacagcacaacaccgttctcatgagaaagaagacaaagctaaaacaaggttgaataacacgtacattctcagggtgaagtgcaaaacagcacaacaccgttctcatgagaaagaagacaaagctaaaacaaggttgaataacacgtacattctcagggtgaagtgcaaaacagcacaacaccgttctcatgagaaagaagacgaaTGTAcaactgtttaacagtgataacatatatacaaaatctttaacaataaggtttctttgtttttttgtttttttttttgttttttttcttttttcattatgGGTGATATTTGTAAAGTGTGTaatattccagcccagtctcatgttttgttttgttttttacccccAACTCTATCCTTAACcaaaacctaaccctactccttcccctaaccctaaccataattattagtatttgtataatatgatgatgatgatgatgatgatgattattattattattattattatcgtaaCTAAAAACGCTGTGAAAAGTCAGTCATAAATGAGTGAATTAATCTGTGGTCATTTTATCtcctctctttttaaaaaaaaaaatccccatacaGTGTGCTGATGCAAAAAATACTGTGACAAATGGGAAAGATGTGAAAGAAATCGGCTGCCGTTTGGACACAGAAGGTAACAACATATGTAGTGAGACACATATGTGCACAGCTTTCAGCATTTaagtacatatatacataaagcAGGTTGGGACATTTTAGATGCATCATGGTGAAAACCctgttagtaagtcccttcggctgctcccttgtttgcactcggggtcgccacagcaaatccaaggtggatctgcatgttgaattggcacaggttttatgccggatgcccttcctgacgcaactccacattacatggagaaatgtggcaggggtgggatttgaacctggagccttctgaactgaaaccaagtgcattaaccactgggCCACCACCCCTGTATGGTGAAAACCCTGTTAAAATGACAAAAACCATCCTGGTAAAAACAGGTTTTAGATTGTTTTTACAGGCGAAAACACAAAGTCTGTCTAGAACAGGAAAAGATACATTTGAAATCTGTGTTAGAGTGAATTCACATATAATATTATGTTAAAATTCTGTGACAAGCACGATAATGTACAAATGGTTAGACCCATATGTATGGGAACTCTATATACATTATGTGGTAAAACTTAATGTGacaaaatatacactcaacaaaaatataaacgcaacacttttggttttgctcccattttgtaaaactttttccacatacataatatcacaatttccctcaaatattgttcacaaaccagtctaaatctgtgatagtgagcacttctcctttgctgagataatccatcccacctcacaggtgtgccatatcaagatgctgattagacaccatgattagtgcacaggtgtgccttagactgcccacaataaaaggccactctgaaaggtgcagttttatcacacagcacaatgccacagatgttgcaagatttgagggagcgtgcaattggcatgctgacagcaggattgtcaaccagagctgttgctcgtgtattgaatgttcatttctctaccataagccgtctccaaaggcgtttcagagaatttggcagtacatccaaccagcctcacaaccgcagaccacgtgtaaccacaccagcccaggacctccacatccagcatgttcacctccaagatcgtctgagaccagccactcggacagctgctggaacaatcggtttgcataaccaaagaatttctgcacaaactgtcagaaaccgtctcagggaagctcatctgcatgctcatcgtcctcatcggggtctcgacctgactccagttcgtcgtcgtaaccgacttgagtgggcaaatgctcacattcgctagtgtttggcacgttggagaggtgttctcttcacagatgaatcccggttcacactgttcagggcagatggcagacagcgtgtgtggcgtcgtgtgggtgagcggttttctgatgtcaatgttgtggatcgagtggcccatggtggcggtggggttatggtatgggcaggcgtatggacgaagaacacaggtgcattttattgatggcattttgaatgcacagagataccgtgacgagatcctgaggcccattgttgtgccatacatccaagaacatcacctcatgttgcagcaggataatgcacggccccatgttgcaaggctctgtacacaattcttggaagctgaaaatgtcccagttcttgcatggccatactcaccggacatgtcacccattgagcatgtttgggatgctctggaccggcgtatacgacagcgtgtaccagttcctgccaatatccagcaacttcgcacagccattgaagaggagtggaccaacattccacaggccacaattgacaacctgatcaaatgcgaaggagatgtgttgcactgcatgaggcaaatggtggtcacaccagatactgactggtatcccccccaataaaacaaaactgcacctttcagagtggccttttattgtgggcagtctaaggcacacctgtgcactaatcatggtgtctaatcagcatcttggtatggcacacctgtgaggtgggatggattatctcagcaaaggagaagtgctcactatcacagatttcgactggtttctgaacaatatttgagggaaatggtgatattgtgtatgtggaaaaacttttagatctttgagttcatctcatacaaaatgggagcaaaaccaaaagtgttgcgtttatatttttgttgagtatatgtagtgAGACACATATGTGCACAGCTTTCAgtatataaatacatatatacaaaAAGCAAGTTGGGACATTTTAGATGCATCATGGTGAAAACCCTGTTAAAACTTGACAAAAACATCCTGGCAAAAATAGGTTTTTACAGGCAAAAACACAAAGTCTGTCTAGAGCAGGAAAGATACATTTGAAATCTGTGTCAGAGTGAATTCACATATGATTATTATGTTAAAATTCTGTGACAAGCACGATAATGTACAAATGGTTAGACCCATATGTATGGGAACTCTATATACATTATGTAGCAAAAACTCAATGTGACAAAATGTAATTGTGGAAAAGTTTATTAAATTGCCTGAACAAACTTGCCTGTAAGTTTCTCACACAGACTTCAAGGGAGACTACATGAAGAGGTGTGAAAAACAAAACTGGTCTTTGATTTTGATTCTGACATGACTTTAAAAGAGGTGTGATCTTTTGATCTCAGTATAAATATGAGCTAATTTGACAACAAAAATCCATTTCAAGTGGTTATTTAACACAGACACATCTGCTGTTATGCACCTTGAGTATATTGTGCTGTTATCATTTAAAATGACAGTTTTATattggtgattttttttaatcattatgaTAGTAAATCAGATTGGACTGatgtgattgtattttattttttaaattttcattttaatttttttcatttgtcttcCATTTACCTGCCTCACTATTTACCTCTCTGCCTCCTCAGATAGGGAAATAAATCTCATCCAGGACCTGCAGCAGTGCTCTGTGGTTTGTGACTTTCACTCGGACACAAATTGTGACCTCGAGAAGAAAGAACAGAAGCAGATGGCACTGAAACGAGTGTTGTACTACTTCAAGAACGAAACAAACACCATCACTGAGCCCATGTATCCAGAGATGGTGAACATGGTCAGTACACCTGAGGATTATAGTTTTGTGGGTTAAACTAAAGATAAAGATGAGGGTGAAACCTGGGCTGAGAATATTGCTGCGTTTACACTTTTTTCAGCTACATTTTCTCTGTTAATATTGTGTTTCTGGTGTTAAGTGTGAATAGAAAACAGAGCGACAGATAGAGTATGTAAAAGTTGGTCTAGTTGAGGTTCGCATTAACATTTCCTCATATGTCCCACAATGACACAACAGGAGTCCCTGAGTGGACACAGATTGACTTTTTGATGTCATTTGCGTTAAAATGTGATGACTTGGGTGTGAGCCTAGACTGTTCCGTGATATCCAAGTCTTTAGtatcctgatgcttcctgtcgAACTGtgcggttgtgagacttggaataACCAGTGACCTGTGGTGATGACTGGGTGTGTTTGGTACTAGGTTtcttctgaggatccttggtACCTCTGGATGGAGTTTTTGTTCAATGATCAGTTACTTACAGAGATTCAGATGAGGTGTTTTACTTGCAACTATGATATTTTGGCCTTGCAGTGCATGATCCAGTGCACAGGTGCTGCAGTGTTGAAGGCATCGGTGGCTGAGGAAAGACAATTGTCTGTGGCAGATAGACGGTGACTTTTGAAAGGTGGCGATAGGTCGGTTGTATGTTTGGATGAATGCCTTCTAGTACCCAAGGTGGTGCCATGGATGTGGTGAAGCGTGGCATGAGTGAAGGCTCCCAGAATTGACATGACTGCGGAAAAAGAGAGAATTCTGGGGAGAACAATTTCTATATTCACCCTTTATTACATTTTCAGAGGTTTTAGAAAATGATGATGTTTCATGCACTCTGAGACCACGCCAAAAAAGAAAAGTTGCCTTTGATAGCAGAGAATTATTTACAAACCAAATATCCTGTCTGTTGTACATATACATGTCATACATATACACGTTATACATATACATGGATAaataagcttttcaacctaccatccctggttctcaagaccaggtacctaagtggctctactctattctactcttctattctactcttttttttagatatttagatatatcttagtatacactagtgtaGTTCTACCTTATactaattggaatgtattataaaagacataccttactgaattttcatgtatgtcAGCTGAAAATTGACCTTTGATCTTCTTTCTTCCAGTGTGAAGCGATCATCTTCAGGACGTTGCCTCCGTTGTCCAGTCTAAATGAAGCAGACGATAATGAGTACACACTTGACGTTCCATTGCCACTCCCCCAGGTTGAGTATTGTGATCCATTTTGTAATAGTTTAACCAAGATACAGGTCAGGTTTTGGAATGTGCCCCAGTGCATCCACCACATGATGAAAGCTTGTTGGATCCTGGGTGGAAAAAAACTGAGTTCACTTACCACTTAGTTTtatccttaatgtatccaaaaaaaagtaatttataagggggtgtctttatgcataaaaatatggcataactgctgcaaatatatatgtagttttgcagatatagctactgatgcaCTGTGTCCCTTGATTCACCGTGACCCAGTTTCCCCTACTGTACCTCGTCTTTGAACACTCTGACACAAATATCATTGATTTAATTCCCAGAATTCATTGCTTTATCTTTGTTTCTCATGCAGCTGGCCCTTCAGTGCTTATCTAAGTTTTTAACCCATCCTACGTTTGACCCAAAGATTGGAGAGAAGTACATTGACAAGAAATTTGTCATGCAGGTAAGAACTACACATTATAACAACGTTGTGTGTTACAATTTGTATGGAAAACTGTTCTTACGACTGGTTTTAGTAATACGTTTCAAATAGTGAATAACCTTTCTTCTATTGCAGCTTCTTCAACTTTTTGAGAGTACAGATCCCATGGAGAGAAAAATTCTCAAAGTAGTGCTCTACGGGATCATTGAAACATTTGCTGGATTGAGAAAGTTCATCTTCAAAGAGATCAGTCACATTTTCTGCAGGTCAGTGATGTTCCCCTGCTGCACCACTCCCTtttaaagatgcccaagccattgTTGAGTCTGTTCTTCGTTTCCTTTAtactcaaataataataataatgataaaaaaaaaacaataggaaTCCCATATAAATACCGGATTGATAAGCAGTATCAGCAGAAGCAGTAGTATTATTAAACTCTTGATACCATTTCTATTTGTGGTGTTGGTACTTGTAAAATGTTTGTATTAACTTTTGTTTCTTTTCAAAGGTTTATTTATGAGACGGGTCACCACAGTGGTATTGCTGAACTCCTGGACTTAATTAGAAGGTATGGAACTGCTGATTTCACAAACAAATCTGACACATCTTTTAGGTGTTCTTGCATTTACTTTTCCTTTGATAACCACAGAGAGGAGCAAATGAAGCTGTACCATAATGATGCCTATTTAATTCCTTCCCAGTCATTTCTACAAGCTAACAAGGTTTTTCAGGTGCACTTACAGGTTTTTGTACCCACAGTTTAATCAAAGATCTTGAGGAGCCACTACGTCAAGACGACAGGAATTTCCTCTTGAAAGTTTTGATGCCTCTGCACACAGCGGAGTCACTTGGTGACTATCATCCAGAGGTAATGCGTGCAGGAAATTCTGTTTCTCTCATCATCTGAGCAGTCACCATTTCTACTCACCTGAACTTTTGTCctcatttttgtatttaaatttcAATCCTCTGACACTAAGTGTTTCTCTTTATGTGATTTGCAGTTGGTCAGATGTGTTGCCCGGTTTTTGGAGAAGGATGAGATGGTAACTGAACCGGTACGTCAAATAACTTGTGATGCAATATTGTCTATGTAATTTACAGCAGtggataaaacaacaaaaaaatacagttATCTGCCAACAACTATTCTTCGATACAAAAGCAGATTACAAATACTAATCATCCATTCCAGCTGTCACAGAATAAGAAAGTTCACTCACTCCATCTACATTACAGCATAAAGAAAAAGTACACAACAGTACAGTTAGAATGAACAGTATTTAACCTACCTTAAAATGGGCTGCAGATGACAGGTCTCATTGTGGATCTGCAGACTTTGTTCATTCAGAAATTTGTATGTGAAGACCAAACTTAGGTGCACCATGCACACATGATGGTCAATACACAATTTTCTAAAATGGTAGTGGAGGCAACAGGTGTTAATGCAACTGCCACAATAATCACGACACCTCCAGTGTAATGCGCATGTTATATGCATGCTGATTTGTATCCTCTCCAGAAAACCTCTTGCTTCTGAAGACACCATCTCAAGATTAAGCATTTGGTGCACATGTGTGTAATGGTTACAGGcgcaattctgattggctgatattATGTTATGCCCACAACATACCCATGACTATTTAGGCAACTTAATCCAGCCGCTTCGTGCCCAGCACCTTGTTTTCTGCTCAGATTTGACACAGTTTAAAAAACAGAAAGCACTTTGAGACACCCCAAAATCATTTCCAACACCTATTATAGTCCATGCCCTACA harbors:
- the LOC117531897 gene encoding serine/threonine-protein phosphatase 2A 56 kDa regulatory subunit gamma isoform-like is translated as MALKRVLYYFKNETNTITEPMYPEMVNMCEAIIFRTLPPLSSLNEADDNEYTLDVPLPLPQLALQCLSKFLTHPTFDPKIGEKYIDKKFVMQLLQLFESTDPMERKILKVVLYGIIETFAGLRKFIFKEISHIFCRFIYETGHHSGIAELLDLIRSLIKDLEEPLRQDDRNFLLKVLMPLHTAESLGDYHPELVRCVARFLEKDEMVTEPVVMALLKYWPKSNIKKELMFLDALEDILPIIDQSVFIKVQTPVFKRLAKCASSLSQKVAERTLLFFDNEDVMILISDNARTIIPILLPVLKNSAQTHWKE